A window of candidate division WOR-3 bacterium genomic DNA:
TCAATGACTCACCTCCTGGCGGCAATGGTGACGGCATCATCAATCCGGGGGAATCATTTAGGATTCCAACCTGGTTAAAGAACTATGGGACCCTGCAGGCAAACGGTGTTACCGCAAAACTGCGAACCCATACTGCCGGTGCAACCATCACCGACTCGGTGAAATCATTTGGCAACATCCCAGGCAACGACTCGGTTCTCAACAACGAAGGGTTCGGCATGACCGTCGGCAACGGCCTGCCCAACCGTTATCCAATCCCTTGCTCAGTTATCTGCAAGGATGAACTTGATTCCACCTGGGTGTCCTATGTCACCTTTTATGTAGGTGCTCCCAACCTCGGGTTTGTGTCCAAAACTGTAAAAGATTCGATGTCCTCGCAACCTAATGGCAGACTTGACCCTGGTGAAACCGCTGAACTGGAAATAACTTTACGGAACACCGGACTGGGGAACGCCTACAATGTCCGCGCGGTTCTCCGCTCAGCCGACCCAAGGGTAACAGTTCCTGATTCAGAAGCGGTTTATGGCACAATTCCTGCTGAAAGCCTCGGCACCAATTACACCGACCATTTCACTCTCTCCGCCTCCGCCTCAATTCCGCAGGAAACACCAATTTCCTGTAGCCTTGATATCTATGCAGACAATGGCTATACAAGCAAAACAGGGTTCACGATTATCGTCGGCGAAATGAGAACAATTGACCCGATTCCTGACAACTCTGAACCGCCGCTTTACTGGGCATATGACGAGGTGGACACCCTGTATCCTGAGCATCCGGAGTTCAACTGGGTGGAAATTAGAAATTTGGGCACCCGCCTCTCATTGAGTGATGACCAGACTGCTCAGATAGACCTACCCGCCGAGTTTGGCCCGTTTATCTACTACGGTCAGACTTATAATCAAATCTCCATCTGCTCCAATGGCTGGATTGCACCAGGCTATAGCACCGCCACATCCTGGAGCAACACCACCCTACCTAACCCTGAGATGCCGCCTCTGCTTGCTGCCAACTGGGATGACCTTTTTCCACCTGCTGGCAACAGCGTCTGGTACTATCACGATGTTGCCCATCACCGCTTCATCATCGAATGGGACTCAGTTCACTACTACAGCCCTCGCGACCAGTGGGATAAGTTTGAAATAATCCTGTACGACACCACCCTCGTCGCTGAAAACGGGAACTCTCAATTCCTGTTTCAGTACTTAACCGCTAACCAACCGGGGAATTCAGCAACAGTGGGAATACAGGACCACACTAAAACCAAGTTTATCCAGACCTTATACAACGGCACTTACCACCGGGGTGCATCATCTTGGGTAGCAGGTCACGCAATAAAATTTACAGGCGATTACCAGACTGGTATTAGCGAAAAGTTCGACGCGACTCTACTTGGTAAAGAAAATGTTCTTGCACTTGCACCAACCATTTTCAACCACAGTACGACAATCCACTGGCTGGTTGCCAATGATGGCAATGTGGAACTGAAAGTCTTTGACGCCACTGGTAGAGCGGTTAAAACTATTGCTACGGGCAAAATGCAAAAAGGGACCTACAGCGTCGTCTGGAACGGAACCGATGACTCTGGAAGACCAGTCGCAAATGGTATTTATTTCATCCGCCTTATGA
This region includes:
- a CDS encoding C25 family cysteine peptidase codes for the protein NQNNIFGENADSVDGYADVHVGMMTINSFSEISNVKNKIMRYETAPDTTGDWWYKILLPNGVSFSNEFNDSIANASPTPPYFDLKMYYSGGMVQPTPQRYCDSLNSGYTFNSVIAHGSPDLYDLNGSVTSQMMINLTNADRLNCITAVSCNVGEWSAGTTNGDCIAENMFNHAPNGFIGVMMNYESGWVRCAELINYAIAYGFLGFRTNRRIHQGEMLSYGRDYWVPVILDSQKYRMEIMERTLFGEPATPIWRSKPFIPQVTKPSAINIGNNIPVTITVQNPNFSAVESALVVLQKSGECFVRGWTNSSGQVTLYVSCLTPGFLRLAITGADNIPYLDSIVVMSSGRYVSYLRHSINDSPPGGNGDGIINPGESFRIPTWLKNYGTLQANGVTAKLRTHTAGATITDSVKSFGNIPGNDSVLNNEGFGMTVGNGLPNRYPIPCSVICKDELDSTWVSYVTFYVGAPNLGFVSKTVKDSMSSQPNGRLDPGETAELEITLRNTGLGNAYNVRAVLRSADPRVTVPDSEAVYGTIPAESLGTNYTDHFTLSASASIPQETPISCSLDIYADNGYTSKTGFTIIVGEMRTIDPIPDNSEPPLYWAYDEVDTLYPEHPEFNWVEIRNLGTRLSLSDDQTAQIDLPAEFGPFIYYGQTYNQISICSNGWIAPGYSTATSWSNTTLPNPEMPPLLAANWDDLFPPAGNSVWYYHDVAHHRFIIEWDSVHYYSPRDQWDKFEIILYDTTLVAENGNSQFLFQYLTANQPGNSATVGIQDHTKTKFIQTLYNGTYHRGASSWVAGHAIKFTGDYQTGISEKFDATLLGKENVLALAPTIFNHSTTIHWLVANDGNVELKVFDATGRAVKTIATGKMQKGTYSVVWNGTDDSGRPVANGIYFIRLMTPSTSKRIKTVFTR